Part of the Nocardioides perillae genome is shown below.
GGCGAGCAAGATCTCCGAAGTCGCCGTACGGTTCCTCTCCCTCGAATCGTGACCTGCACCAGCCCTCACAACCGCCGTCGACCGCGAGCCCCTGCGTGCCTGAGCTAAATGTAGAGTCGCGGAACCCACCGCGCCCGACCCACCGGCGTACGCACAGAGCGCTGCGAGCCGGTTCAGGAGTTGCCATGTCAGCTGAGATCCTGCCCCGACAACCGGAGCCGCGGCGGATCCTGCTGGACTATCCCCACCGTGAGGCCGGTCATTGCGGTTCCGGAGCGCTGAGAGACCTCCTGGAGTGGGCCGGTCTCGGCTGGGAGGAGGTACCGAGCGAAGGTCTGGTCTTCGGAATGGGCGGTGGTCTGGGTTTCACCTACCTGCGGATGCCCGGTCTCACCCCGCCCATCTACAGCGTCGGGCGTAGCAGTGACCTCGAGGTCGACCTTCTTTCGAGGCTGGGTGCCGAGGTCGACGTCCGTGGCACCGACGACCCCGTGACCGGCTGGGGCTGGGTCCGCCGCGAGCTTCAGCAAGGCCGTCCCGTGCTGATGTGGGCGGACATCGCTGAACTGCCCTACCTCAATGTCCGCCTTCAGATGAGTCGGCATGACATCGTCGTGATCGGTTACGACGACGACACCGAGGCGGCTTTCGTCGTGGACAACGACCGAGCCGACGTGCAGGAAGTCCCCTACGATGCTCTTGCGCGGGCGCGCGCGTCACGGTCCTTCCCTGTGCCCACGAGGCACACCACGTACTTCGTGAACTGGCCCCAGACCCTCCCCGATCTCCGCCCGACCGCAGCTTCGGCCCTCGTCGCCTCGGTCGAGAACATGCAAGCGGCGGTAACCGCAATTATCCCGGACACCTCGGCGCTGCCACCGGATGCCGTGGCGGCTGCCGGGATCAGCGGGGTCGCGGTCTTCGCCGAAGATGTCGACCGGTGGCCGGGACTCATGCCCGAACCGGAACTGGACGTCGCACTGCGTTCACTCCACGCCTTTGTGGAGAAGGCAGGGACCGGCGGCGGCCTGTTCCGCCGGTTGCAGGCACAGTTCTGTGCCGACGTGGCGCGGCTAACGGGGTCCGCTGA
Proteins encoded:
- a CDS encoding BtrH N-terminal domain-containing protein; this encodes MSAEILPRQPEPRRILLDYPHREAGHCGSGALRDLLEWAGLGWEEVPSEGLVFGMGGGLGFTYLRMPGLTPPIYSVGRSSDLEVDLLSRLGAEVDVRGTDDPVTGWGWVRRELQQGRPVLMWADIAELPYLNVRLQMSRHDIVVIGYDDDTEAAFVVDNDRADVQEVPYDALARARASRSFPVPTRHTTYFVNWPQTLPDLRPTAASALVASVENMQAAVTAIIPDTSALPPDAVAAAGISGVAVFAEDVDRWPGLMPEPELDVALRSLHAFVEKAGTGGGLFRRLQAQFCADVARLTGSAEMAKAGTALLRCADTWSALAAAGRRDGATFDRWRRVNELAATLPSDEDHAISQMRKAAGELRDG